The following proteins are encoded in a genomic region of Mycolicibacterium rutilum:
- a CDS encoding phytoene desaturase family protein, with product MASGRTANADVTVVGSGPNGLAAAVVCARAGLSVQVFEAQPTLGGGARTLPDPEFPGVSHDICSAVHPLALASPFLAEFDLPARGVRLETPEVSYANPLPGARAAIGYRDLDRTAAELDDGRSWRRLLGPLVRDDAAVVDLLLGDKRSIPANLIAAVRIGLRLLEQGTPAWRTLSGTDARALFSGVAAHAISPMPSLVSSGAGLMLATLAHTVGWPIPVGGSQAIADALAADLVAHGGIIVAGQEVTEPPAGVTLYDTAPTALLNIYGDRVPPRYAKALRRYRFGPGVAKVDFVLSGDIPWSDERLANAPTLHMGGTREQMADAEREIAAGRHPEWPMVLAAVPHLADASRIDADGRRPLWTYAHVPSGSTVDQADRVMRIFERFAPGFRDVVVAVRSVPAARLAEHNANLVGGDIGVGGTTLLHALAGPTPRINPWSTPIPRAYLCSSATPPGSGVHGMAGYFAARTVLRREFGIKRMPSLTP from the coding sequence GTGGCCAGTGGGAGAACCGCCAACGCGGATGTCACCGTCGTCGGCAGTGGACCCAACGGTCTGGCCGCTGCCGTCGTCTGCGCGCGAGCCGGGCTGTCGGTGCAGGTGTTCGAGGCCCAGCCGACGCTCGGTGGCGGCGCCCGCACGCTGCCCGACCCCGAGTTCCCCGGCGTCTCGCACGACATCTGTTCGGCGGTGCACCCGCTGGCGCTGGCCTCGCCGTTCCTTGCGGAGTTCGACCTGCCGGCGCGCGGGGTGCGCCTGGAGACGCCCGAGGTGTCCTACGCCAATCCGCTGCCGGGGGCGCGCGCGGCGATCGGCTACCGCGATCTCGACCGGACCGCAGCCGAACTCGACGACGGCCGGTCGTGGCGGCGGCTGCTGGGACCGCTGGTGCGCGACGACGCCGCGGTCGTCGACCTGCTGCTCGGCGACAAGCGCTCGATCCCGGCCAACCTGATCGCCGCCGTGCGGATCGGGCTGCGGCTGCTCGAGCAGGGCACCCCGGCGTGGCGCACCCTGTCCGGCACCGATGCCCGCGCACTGTTCAGCGGCGTTGCCGCGCATGCGATTTCGCCTATGCCGTCGCTGGTGTCCTCGGGCGCGGGGCTGATGCTCGCCACGCTGGCGCACACCGTCGGCTGGCCCATTCCGGTCGGCGGCAGCCAAGCCATCGCCGACGCGTTGGCCGCCGACCTCGTCGCGCACGGCGGCATCATCGTCGCGGGACAGGAAGTGACCGAACCGCCCGCCGGGGTCACGCTCTACGACACCGCCCCGACCGCGCTGCTGAACATCTACGGCGACCGCGTGCCGCCGCGGTACGCAAAGGCGTTGCGCCGCTACCGATTCGGCCCCGGGGTGGCGAAGGTGGACTTCGTTCTGAGCGGCGACATCCCGTGGTCGGACGAGCGGCTGGCGAACGCCCCGACGCTGCACATGGGCGGCACCCGCGAGCAGATGGCCGACGCCGAACGGGAGATCGCGGCGGGCCGGCACCCGGAGTGGCCGATGGTGCTCGCCGCCGTGCCGCATCTGGCCGACGCGAGTCGCATCGACGCCGACGGCAGGCGCCCGCTGTGGACCTACGCGCATGTGCCGTCGGGATCCACGGTGGACCAGGCCGACCGGGTGATGCGCATCTTCGAACGTTTCGCGCCCGGATTCCGTGACGTCGTCGTGGCCGTCCGGTCCGTGCCCGCCGCGCGGCTGGCCGAGCACAACGCCAACCTCGTCGGCGGCGACATCGGCGTCGGCGGCACCACCCTGCTGCACGCCCTGGCCGGACCCACGCCGCGGATCAATCCGTGGAGCACGCCGATCCCGCGGGCCTATCTGTGCTCGTCGGCGACGCCACCCGGCAGTGGCGTGCACGGGATGGCCGGCTACTTCGCCGCGCGCACGGTGCTGCGCCGCGAGTTCGGCATCAAGAGGATGCCCTCGCTGACGCCCTGA
- a CDS encoding polyprenyl synthetase family protein: MSGLNGHTSAPVLAIAHPSTPELLVSGFPEWRAALRDSVLTALADFVRTRCADDLAGAGVDAAADVLTSFVDGGKCVRSTFMYLGWLCGAADDVCALRAAASFELLHTFALLQDDVMDGATLRRGRPAAHVRFADWHRERALSGSADRFGEAAAVLLGDLCLVWAERMMRESGVPAAALGRAWPQYDAMRTELAVGQFADLVNDAAGFPELDQVLDVLRRKSGNYTVRRPLEIGAAMAGCTPPVLEQLGGYGEAVGEAFQLRDDVLGIFGSPEITGKPAGSDLSEHKATSVVVAAYRLADTPTRRRLTQLMSSPDLDDADLRQWRALIVTTGAVEWVEQLIDSRLAHALDLVDGGHFDATLRSALADMAAACTERAA, encoded by the coding sequence TTGAGCGGTTTGAACGGACACACCAGCGCCCCGGTGCTGGCAATAGCGCACCCATCCACTCCGGAGCTTCTGGTCTCTGGTTTCCCGGAGTGGCGCGCCGCGCTGCGCGACTCCGTGCTGACCGCCCTCGCCGACTTCGTCCGCACCCGGTGCGCCGACGACCTCGCCGGCGCGGGCGTCGACGCCGCCGCCGATGTGCTGACCTCGTTCGTCGACGGCGGCAAGTGTGTGCGGTCGACCTTCATGTACCTGGGCTGGCTGTGCGGCGCCGCCGACGACGTCTGCGCGCTGCGGGCGGCCGCCAGTTTCGAACTGCTGCACACCTTCGCGCTGCTGCAGGACGACGTGATGGACGGCGCCACCCTGCGCAGAGGCCGCCCCGCGGCACACGTGCGGTTTGCCGACTGGCATCGCGAGCGGGCGCTGTCGGGTTCGGCCGACCGTTTCGGCGAAGCCGCGGCCGTGCTGCTCGGGGACCTGTGCCTGGTGTGGGCGGAGCGGATGATGCGCGAAAGCGGGGTGCCCGCCGCGGCGTTGGGGCGCGCGTGGCCGCAGTACGACGCGATGCGCACCGAACTCGCCGTCGGGCAGTTCGCAGATCTCGTCAACGACGCCGCCGGTTTCCCGGAGCTGGACCAGGTCCTCGATGTGCTGCGCCGCAAGTCGGGCAACTACACCGTGCGCAGGCCGCTGGAGATCGGCGCAGCGATGGCCGGGTGCACCCCTCCGGTGCTCGAACAGCTCGGCGGCTACGGCGAAGCGGTCGGTGAGGCCTTCCAGTTGCGCGACGACGTGCTGGGCATCTTCGGATCCCCGGAGATCACCGGCAAGCCGGCCGGGAGCGACCTCTCCGAGCACAAGGCGACAAGCGTGGTGGTGGCCGCCTACCGGCTCGCCGACACCCCGACCCGGCGCCGGCTCACCCAACTGATGAGCTCCCCCGACCTCGACGACGCCGACCTCCGGCAGTGGCGCGCGCTCATCGTGACCACCGGCGCGGTGGAATGGGTTGAACAGCTTATCGATTCGCGTCTGGCCCACGCCCTGGACCTGGTCGACGGCGGGCATTTCGACGCGACGCTGCGCTCCGCACTGGCCGACATGGCTGCCGCCTGCACCGAGCGGGCCGCGTGA
- the crtI gene encoding phytoene desaturase family protein, which yields MRTVEGRTERVVVVGAGLSGLAAALHLAGRGRTVTVVERGQHPGGRVGRADINGYRLDTGPTVLTMPDIIDDAFAAVGGTLGDRLDLIKVDPAYRASFADGSALHVHSDADAMAAEIERFAGPDQADGYRRLRAWLTKLYQVEFDGFIAANFDSPLSLVTPQLARLAAIGGFRRWNKMVHRYITDERLARVFTFQALYAGVPPHRALAVYAVIAYMDTIAGVYFPRGGMRALPDALAAAASDAGVEFRYGSAVSALERAGDRVTAVCTDGGDRIPADTVVLTTELPDTYRLLGRTPRRALRLRPAPSAVVAHVGCRAPAVDTDHHNIIFGKQWEQTFTDIIDDGRVMADPSLLVTRPTAGDPSLAPPGRDLLYVLAPAPNLDVGQVDWAVTRDSYVAQMMDNVTTRLPQLGADAEVLHVVDPADWARQGMAAGTPFALAHTFSQTGPFRPANTVRGIANVVLAGSSTVPGVGVPTALLSGRLAADRITGLPTRQTRTQVVSP from the coding sequence ATGCGCACCGTCGAGGGGCGCACCGAACGAGTGGTCGTGGTCGGCGCCGGGCTGTCCGGACTGGCCGCCGCGCTGCACCTGGCCGGGCGCGGACGCACCGTCACCGTCGTCGAACGCGGTCAGCATCCCGGCGGGCGGGTGGGGCGCGCCGACATCAACGGCTACCGTCTCGACACCGGCCCGACCGTGCTGACGATGCCCGACATCATCGACGACGCGTTCGCCGCCGTCGGCGGAACCCTCGGCGACCGACTCGACCTCATCAAGGTCGACCCCGCCTACCGCGCGTCGTTCGCCGACGGCAGTGCGCTGCACGTGCACAGCGACGCCGACGCCATGGCCGCCGAGATCGAGCGGTTCGCCGGACCCGACCAGGCCGACGGCTACCGGCGGCTGCGGGCCTGGCTGACCAAGCTGTATCAGGTCGAGTTCGACGGGTTCATCGCGGCGAACTTCGACTCGCCGCTGTCGCTGGTGACCCCGCAGCTGGCGCGGTTGGCCGCGATCGGCGGATTCCGCCGGTGGAACAAGATGGTGCACCGCTACATCACCGACGAGCGCCTCGCGCGGGTGTTCACCTTCCAGGCGCTCTACGCCGGCGTCCCGCCGCACCGCGCGCTGGCGGTGTACGCCGTCATCGCCTATATGGACACCATCGCCGGGGTGTACTTCCCGCGCGGCGGCATGCGGGCACTGCCCGACGCACTGGCCGCGGCGGCCTCCGATGCGGGTGTCGAATTCCGTTACGGCTCAGCGGTATCGGCGCTCGAGCGGGCGGGCGATCGGGTCACCGCCGTCTGCACCGACGGTGGCGACCGCATCCCCGCCGACACCGTCGTGCTGACCACCGAACTGCCCGACACGTACCGGCTGCTCGGCCGCACGCCGCGACGGGCGCTGCGGCTGCGGCCGGCGCCGTCGGCCGTCGTCGCCCACGTCGGCTGCCGCGCCCCGGCCGTCGACACCGACCACCACAACATCATCTTCGGCAAACAGTGGGAGCAGACGTTCACCGACATCATCGACGACGGCCGCGTCATGGCCGACCCGTCGCTGCTGGTGACGCGGCCCACCGCAGGCGACCCGTCGCTGGCACCGCCGGGCCGCGACCTGCTCTACGTGCTCGCGCCCGCCCCGAATCTCGATGTCGGACAGGTCGACTGGGCTGTAACCCGCGATAGCTACGTCGCGCAGATGATGGACAACGTCACCACGCGGTTGCCTCAGCTCGGCGCCGACGCCGAGGTGCTGCATGTCGTCGACCCCGCGGACTGGGCACGCCAGGGCATGGCCGCGGGCACGCCGTTCGCGTTGGCGCACACCTTCAGTCAGACCGGCCCCTTCCGCCCGGCCAACACCGTGCGCGGCATCGCCAATGTCGTGCTGGCGGGTTCGTCGACCGTCCCCGGCGTCGGCGTGCCCACCGCTCTGCTCTCCGGGCGGCTGGCCGCCGACCGAATCACCGGCCTGCCAACCCGGCAGACCCGTACCCAGGTGGTGTCCCCATGA
- a CDS encoding phytoene/squalene synthase family protein: protein MIGSELDAAGVHDPALRDAYRRCRTINAEHGRTFFLATRLLAPEQRPAVHALYGFARRADDILDDFDPVVSMSERAEQLQRLATQLFNRLAQGSCDDGDPALAAVVHCARRYGIPWELFDDFLGSMRMDLTVTDYPDRSALDRYMYGSAEVIGLQLLPVLGTVGPREEAAPYAAALGKAFQLTNFLRDIDEDLERGRVYLPADELAVHGVDRDVLMWCHENRRTDAKVRRALVEQHAITRRVYDYAQHGISKLSPRSRPCVSVAMTLYSEILDRIEQIDFAVFTERATVGTGRRLRVGGAGLLKAWGARRRNHGA from the coding sequence ATGATCGGATCCGAACTCGACGCCGCAGGCGTACACGACCCGGCGCTGCGCGACGCCTACCGGCGGTGCCGCACGATCAACGCCGAACATGGCCGGACGTTCTTCCTGGCCACCAGACTTCTTGCCCCCGAACAGCGTCCGGCGGTGCACGCCCTGTACGGGTTCGCCCGCCGCGCCGACGACATCCTCGACGACTTCGACCCCGTCGTCAGCATGTCCGAACGCGCCGAGCAGCTGCAGCGGCTGGCCACCCAGCTGTTCAACCGCCTGGCCCAGGGCAGTTGCGACGACGGTGATCCGGCCCTGGCCGCCGTCGTGCACTGCGCGCGCCGCTACGGCATCCCATGGGAGCTGTTCGACGACTTCCTCGGTTCGATGCGGATGGACCTGACCGTCACCGACTATCCGGACCGCAGCGCACTGGACCGCTACATGTACGGCTCGGCCGAGGTGATCGGGCTGCAGCTGCTGCCGGTGCTCGGGACCGTCGGACCGCGCGAGGAGGCCGCGCCCTACGCCGCCGCGCTCGGAAAGGCGTTCCAGCTGACCAACTTCCTGCGCGACATCGACGAGGACCTCGAACGGGGCCGGGTCTATCTGCCCGCCGACGAGCTCGCCGTCCACGGCGTCGACCGTGACGTGCTGATGTGGTGCCACGAGAACCGCCGCACCGACGCCAAGGTGCGCCGTGCGCTCGTCGAACAGCACGCGATCACACGACGCGTGTATGACTATGCGCAGCACGGTATCTCGAAGCTCAGCCCACGCTCGCGGCCGTGTGTGTCGGTGGCGATGACCCTGTACTCGGAGATCTTGGACCGCATCGAGCAGATCGACTTCGCCGTCTTCACCGAACGCGCGACCGTCGGCACCGGCCGCCGGCTCCGCGTCGGCGGCGCCGGCCTGCTCAAGGCGTGGGGCGCCCGGCGCCGGAATCACGGGGCGTGA
- a CDS encoding lycopene cyclase domain-containing protein: MDQWQYLLVLAACLALTAPLELLGPGVYRQAGRAARAILPVAAVFVVWDAIAIVADVWTYNPRYVTGADILGVMPIEELLFFLVIPLCALLTYNAVSTILGRLKRAKDRSEQTT; this comes from the coding sequence ATGGACCAGTGGCAGTACCTGCTCGTACTGGCCGCCTGTCTCGCGCTGACGGCGCCACTGGAACTTCTCGGACCCGGGGTCTACCGGCAGGCGGGCCGCGCCGCACGCGCGATCCTTCCGGTGGCGGCGGTGTTCGTGGTGTGGGACGCGATCGCGATCGTCGCCGACGTCTGGACCTACAACCCGCGCTACGTCACCGGCGCCGACATCCTGGGCGTGATGCCGATCGAGGAACTGCTGTTCTTCCTCGTGATCCCGCTGTGCGCGCTGCTGACCTACAACGCCGTCAGCACCATCCTGGGCCGGCTGAAGCGGGCGAAGGACCGCTCGGAGCAGACCACGTGA
- a CDS encoding lycopene cyclase domain-containing protein, which translates to MSGLGYALPAVLAVIAVCVWELGFLRTGLFRKTAYWMSIAIVLGFQIPVDGWLTKLSSPIVIYDEQHTTGVRFPFDIPVEDFLFGWALVTAVLLLWERQRVVRKEKS; encoded by the coding sequence GTGAGCGGCTTGGGATACGCGCTCCCGGCCGTGCTGGCGGTGATCGCGGTATGTGTCTGGGAGTTGGGCTTTCTGCGCACCGGCCTGTTCCGCAAGACCGCGTACTGGATGTCGATCGCGATCGTGCTGGGCTTCCAGATCCCCGTAGACGGGTGGTTGACCAAGCTCAGCTCACCCATCGTGATCTACGACGAACAGCACACCACCGGTGTGCGATTCCCCTTCGACATCCCCGTCGAGGATTTTCTGTTCGGCTGGGCGTTGGTGACAGCGGTCCTGCTGCTGTGGGAGCGGCAGCGCGTCGTGAGGAAGGAAAAATCGTGA
- a CDS encoding class I SAM-dependent methyltransferase, with the protein MGVGDSGPAAVGAAARREEGKIVTVNASGDPADVPAAFDEGAHAYDTLVNANPGYHDHLRISAQRMRLPDEGRGLRLLDAGCGTGASTAALLAAAPQAEIIGVDGSAGMLAEARAKQWPTSVRFVHSRIEDLADAGVSGPFDGIFAAYLMRNLPDADAQLREFRSLLRPGATLAVHEYSVRDSRLATAVWNAVCYAIIIPSGRIRSGDASLYRYLRRSVNRFDGAAGFRDRLQRTGFTAVRSETMPGWQRNIVHTFLAEAPR; encoded by the coding sequence CTGGGCGTTGGTGACAGCGGTCCTGCTGCTGTGGGAGCGGCAGCGCGTCGTGAGGAAGGAAAAATCGTGACGGTCAACGCGAGCGGCGACCCGGCCGATGTGCCCGCCGCCTTCGACGAGGGCGCGCACGCCTACGACACGCTGGTCAACGCCAACCCCGGCTATCACGACCATCTGAGGATCTCCGCGCAGCGGATGCGGCTGCCCGACGAGGGGCGCGGGCTGCGGCTGCTCGATGCCGGCTGCGGCACCGGCGCCTCCACGGCCGCGCTGCTCGCCGCGGCGCCGCAGGCCGAGATCATCGGCGTCGACGGTTCGGCTGGCATGCTCGCCGAGGCCAGGGCCAAACAATGGCCGACGTCGGTTCGGTTCGTGCACAGCCGGATCGAAGACCTCGCCGATGCCGGCGTCTCCGGCCCGTTCGACGGTATCTTCGCCGCTTACCTGATGCGCAACCTGCCCGATGCCGATGCTCAACTGCGCGAGTTCCGTTCACTGCTGCGGCCCGGCGCGACGCTGGCCGTGCACGAGTACTCGGTGCGGGACTCGCGGCTGGCCACGGCGGTGTGGAACGCGGTCTGCTACGCGATCATCATCCCGAGCGGGCGGATCCGCAGCGGCGATGCGTCGCTGTACCGGTATCTGCGGCGCAGCGTCAACCGGTTCGACGGCGCCGCCGGATTCCGGGACCGGTTGCAGCGCACCGGGTTCACTGCGGTGCGTAGTGAAACCATGCCGGGCTGGCAGCGCAACATCGTGCACACCTTCCTGGCCGAGGCGCCGCGATGA
- a CDS encoding FAD-dependent oxidoreductase encodes MTDRRRVVHAAPPGLPDAGALRDRPRVVVVGAGIAGLAAATGLAERGVAVDVLEREGYLGGRVGGWTEQLEDGTAVAMNRGFHAFFRQYYNLRKLLRRIDPGLGMLTPVPDYPLVDGQGRRDTFRGLPQTPPLNALAFALRSPTFRLRDLAQLNARAAAPLAAVRVPGIYTELDDVDADTFLRDINFPPAARHLAFEVFSRSFFSEPADLSAAELATMFHIYFLGSSEGLVFDVANANFEAALWGPLRDYLHSRAVRVHTGVSVTDVKGGSRFVVGTDTGDDVTADGVVLATDVAGLQRIVAASPDLGDPSWRSRIAALRTAAPFVVQRLWLDRPVNPDRAAFLGTGGRPPLDNVSVLDRYEREAVTWARRTGGSVVELHSYAVTDGVADVTSRLLPRLHELYPETKNANIVGERVLCRNDCPRFAPGDFATRPPVATPTPGVALAGDGVRIDLPVALMERAATTGWASANLLLSRFGITGHDLYTVPTQGRFAPLRRLAERQHR; translated from the coding sequence ATGACCGATCGGCGTCGCGTCGTTCACGCCGCGCCGCCGGGCCTGCCCGACGCCGGTGCGCTGCGTGACCGGCCCCGCGTGGTGGTGGTCGGCGCCGGGATCGCCGGTCTGGCGGCGGCGACCGGGCTGGCCGAACGCGGGGTGGCCGTGGACGTGCTCGAGCGCGAGGGTTACCTCGGCGGGCGGGTCGGGGGGTGGACCGAACAGCTCGAGGACGGCACCGCGGTGGCGATGAACCGCGGCTTCCACGCGTTCTTCCGGCAGTACTACAACCTGCGAAAACTGTTGCGCCGCATCGATCCCGGGCTCGGAATGCTGACGCCGGTGCCGGACTACCCGCTGGTCGACGGGCAGGGCAGACGCGACACGTTCCGCGGGCTGCCGCAGACACCGCCGCTGAACGCACTGGCGTTCGCGCTGCGCAGCCCCACCTTCCGGCTGCGCGACCTGGCGCAGCTCAACGCCCGCGCGGCGGCGCCGCTGGCCGCGGTGCGCGTGCCGGGCATCTACACCGAGCTCGACGATGTCGACGCCGACACGTTCCTGCGCGACATCAACTTCCCGCCCGCGGCGCGGCATCTGGCTTTCGAGGTGTTCTCGCGCAGCTTCTTCTCCGAGCCGGCCGACCTGTCGGCAGCCGAGCTCGCGACGATGTTCCACATATACTTCCTGGGTTCGAGCGAGGGCCTGGTGTTCGACGTGGCGAACGCGAATTTCGAGGCCGCGCTGTGGGGGCCGCTGCGGGACTATCTCCATTCGCGGGCAGTGCGCGTGCACACCGGCGTCTCGGTCACCGACGTAAAGGGTGGATCGCGATTCGTCGTCGGGACGGACACGGGCGACGACGTCACCGCCGACGGCGTGGTGCTGGCCACCGATGTGGCCGGCCTGCAACGCATCGTCGCCGCGTCGCCGGATCTCGGCGACCCGTCGTGGCGGTCGCGGATCGCCGCGCTGCGCACCGCGGCGCCGTTCGTCGTGCAGCGGCTGTGGCTCGACCGCCCCGTGAACCCGGACCGCGCCGCGTTTCTCGGGACGGGCGGGCGGCCTCCGCTGGACAATGTCAGCGTGCTCGACAGATACGAACGCGAGGCGGTCACTTGGGCGCGGCGCACCGGCGGTTCGGTGGTCGAATTGCATTCGTATGCGGTCACCGACGGCGTCGCCGATGTGACCAGCCGCCTGCTGCCGCGCCTGCACGAGCTCTACCCGGAGACCAAGAACGCCAACATCGTCGGCGAGCGGGTGCTGTGCCGCAACGACTGTCCGCGGTTCGCGCCCGGCGACTTCGCCACGCGCCCACCGGTGGCCACCCCGACTCCGGGCGTCGCGCTCGCCGGCGACGGTGTCCGCATCGACCTGCCGGTCGCGCTGATGGAACGCGCCGCCACCACCGGGTGGGCGTCGGCCAACCTGCTGCTCAGCCGCTTCGGCATCACCGGACACGACCTGTACACCGTGCCCACCCAGGGTCGCTTCGCACCGCTGCGGCGACTGGCCGAAAGGCAGCACCGATGA
- a CDS encoding DUF5914 domain-containing protein, which produces MKKLKELTARFAKTSPFEVLPRTSWSGQVPTYADAEPALINSALRRSAGRPSGNWYVFAASDDIGKKPVAATVGGVELVAWRTADGTLVVGPAACPHLGADLSTGSVECGVLICPWHGLRFDGGRTWGWRAYPAHDDGVLAWVRLDRLGGETPTDEPIVPKRPDGVRLSAVTRLDGTCEPADVIANRLDPWHGAWFHPYSFARLEVLSAPPADDELAEDADRFLVAVTFHIGRLGVPVIAEFTAPEPRTIVMRIVDGEGAGSVVETHATPLGPGPDGLPRTAVIEAVIAHSDRPGFVHALRGAAVITPMMRSAATRLWRDDLAYAERLYRMRARA; this is translated from the coding sequence ATGAAGAAGTTGAAGGAACTGACCGCTCGGTTCGCGAAAACCTCGCCGTTCGAGGTGCTTCCGCGCACCTCGTGGTCTGGTCAGGTGCCCACCTACGCCGATGCCGAACCCGCGCTGATCAACTCGGCGCTGCGCCGTTCCGCGGGGAGGCCGAGCGGGAACTGGTACGTGTTCGCGGCCAGCGACGACATCGGCAAGAAACCGGTCGCCGCGACAGTGGGCGGTGTCGAGCTGGTCGCGTGGCGCACCGCCGACGGCACCCTGGTCGTCGGACCGGCAGCCTGCCCGCATCTCGGCGCCGACCTGTCCACCGGGTCGGTCGAGTGCGGGGTGTTGATCTGCCCGTGGCACGGCCTGCGCTTCGACGGCGGACGCACCTGGGGCTGGCGCGCCTACCCCGCCCACGACGACGGTGTGCTCGCCTGGGTGCGGCTGGACCGGCTGGGCGGCGAAACCCCTACGGATGAACCGATAGTGCCGAAGCGGCCGGACGGTGTGCGGCTGTCGGCGGTGACCCGGCTGGACGGCACGTGCGAGCCGGCCGACGTGATCGCCAACCGGCTCGACCCGTGGCACGGCGCCTGGTTTCACCCGTACTCGTTCGCCCGCCTCGAGGTGCTGTCGGCACCGCCCGCCGACGACGAGCTCGCCGAGGACGCAGACCGCTTCCTCGTCGCCGTCACCTTCCACATCGGGCGTCTCGGCGTCCCGGTGATCGCCGAGTTCACCGCGCCGGAACCGCGCACCATCGTGATGCGCATCGTCGACGGCGAAGGCGCGGGCAGCGTGGTCGAAACCCACGCCACTCCCCTGGGTCCCGGTCCCGACGGGCTACCGCGCACCGCGGTGATCGAAGCGGTCATCGCGCATTCGGACCGGCCCGGGTTCGTGCACGCGCTGCGCGGCGCTGCGGTGATCACACCGATGATGCGCAGTGCGGCGACCCGGCTGTGGCGCGACGATCTCGCCTACGCCGAACGGCTCTACCGCATGCGCGCCCGGGCGTAA
- a CDS encoding hypervirulence associated TUDOR domain-containing protein gives MSKDISKGDKVQWKSHGSTVTGTVEEKITSDTEAAGRTVRADSDNPQYRVRSDKSGRDAVHKPESLKKK, from the coding sequence ATGAGCAAGGACATCAGCAAGGGCGACAAGGTGCAGTGGAAAAGCCACGGCAGCACCGTCACCGGAACTGTCGAAGAGAAGATCACCTCGGACACCGAGGCCGCGGGTCGCACGGTGCGTGCGGATTCCGACAATCCGCAGTACCGGGTGCGCAGCGACAAGAGCGGCCGCGACGCCGTCCACAAACCGGAATCGCTGAAGAAGAAGTAG
- a CDS encoding DUF3140 domain-containing protein, whose protein sequence is MGSQDNDTTYAEFKDTVNMTAAELEKWLDTPESKEVGQKCGDGESTGHASGRRIIELLRTKKSDLSDDDFAHMRKVVGYAHRHLAQKPQGNTTESAWRYSLMNRGHDPRKD, encoded by the coding sequence ATGGGCAGTCAGGACAACGACACCACGTACGCCGAATTCAAGGACACCGTCAACATGACGGCAGCCGAGCTCGAGAAGTGGCTCGACACACCCGAATCCAAAGAGGTGGGCCAGAAGTGCGGTGACGGCGAGTCGACCGGGCACGCGAGCGGCCGGCGGATCATCGAGTTGTTGCGGACGAAGAAGTCAGATCTCAGCGACGACGACTTCGCGCACATGCGCAAGGTGGTCGGCTACGCGCACCGGCACCTGGCGCAGAAACCGCAGGGCAACACCACCGAATCGGCCTGGCGGTATTCGCTCATGAACCGGGGTCACGATCCGCGAAAGGACTAG
- the idi gene encoding isopentenyl-diphosphate Delta-isomerase, producing MTTTAATVATDGESVILLDEDGRPIGSAAKTTVHHAATPLHLGFSCYLFDSDGRVLLTRRALGKQTWPGVWSNSFCGHPAPGEQVDEAVRRRARQELGVTIEAPRCVLPDFRYRAVAADGTVENEICPVFVARCDTAIQADPSEVMEWMWVSWDQLRSAAGLPWAISPWAMEQIPLLDDASPFADRDPGS from the coding sequence GTGACGACGACTGCAGCGACGGTGGCCACCGACGGCGAGTCCGTGATCCTGCTCGACGAGGATGGCCGCCCCATCGGCAGCGCCGCCAAGACGACGGTGCACCACGCGGCAACACCGCTGCACCTGGGTTTCTCGTGCTATCTGTTCGACAGCGACGGGCGTGTGCTGCTGACCCGCCGCGCGCTCGGCAAGCAGACCTGGCCCGGGGTGTGGTCGAACTCGTTCTGCGGGCATCCCGCACCGGGGGAGCAGGTCGACGAGGCGGTGCGGCGCCGCGCCCGTCAGGAACTCGGCGTGACCATCGAGGCGCCCCGGTGCGTGCTGCCCGATTTCCGGTATCGCGCGGTCGCCGCCGACGGCACGGTGGAAAACGAGATCTGCCCGGTGTTCGTGGCGCGCTGCGACACCGCGATCCAGGCCGACCCGTCGGAGGTCATGGAGTGGATGTGGGTGTCCTGGGATCAGCTGCGCTCAGCGGCCGGACTGCCGTGGGCGATCAGCCCGTGGGCGATGGAGCAGATCCCGCTGCTGGATGACGCTAGTCCTTTCGCGGATCGTGACCCCGGTTCATGA